One genomic region from Stackebrandtia nassauensis DSM 44728 encodes:
- a CDS encoding phosphatidylinositol-specific phospholipase C, producing the protein MRRRTFLTTAALAGGAALVGVATARADTVRGGLDWMSAVPDGTTLDDMTIPGTHDTCAIIGGPFDTAKCQDIGLLDQLNLGIRFIDIRCRLYEGAFTIHHGPIYQEMNFTDVLSETRTFLEANPSETVIMSVQQEYSEAPAEEWAAVFNDRYMRDEGFDSLLYRDNRLPGIGEVRGKMVLIANQDHIGGIPASNGDLLSYQNEWEAPVHEKWDLVRDHLDAAEADTGTKLYVNYTSTTTGETIPNPRNYAEDINPVTKEHVDAAVDRHPKFGAVVMDFAGSVEPGLIDSLLACNG; encoded by the coding sequence TTGCGCCGCAGAACATTTCTGACCACAGCCGCACTAGCCGGTGGCGCCGCACTCGTCGGCGTCGCGACCGCCCGGGCCGATACCGTTCGGGGTGGCCTGGACTGGATGTCCGCCGTCCCCGACGGCACCACACTGGACGATATGACCATCCCCGGAACCCACGACACCTGCGCCATCATCGGCGGCCCCTTCGACACCGCCAAATGCCAGGACATCGGGCTGCTCGACCAGCTCAACCTCGGCATCCGATTCATCGACATCCGTTGCCGCCTCTACGAAGGCGCCTTCACGATCCACCATGGACCGATTTATCAGGAGATGAACTTCACCGACGTCCTGTCCGAGACCCGCACGTTCCTGGAGGCGAATCCCTCCGAGACGGTCATCATGTCCGTCCAGCAGGAGTACAGCGAAGCGCCCGCCGAGGAGTGGGCGGCCGTCTTCAACGACCGCTACATGCGCGACGAGGGCTTCGACTCGCTGCTGTACCGCGACAACCGCCTCCCCGGCATCGGCGAAGTGCGCGGCAAGATGGTCCTGATCGCCAACCAGGACCACATCGGCGGCATCCCGGCCTCCAATGGCGACCTGCTGTCGTACCAGAACGAATGGGAGGCCCCGGTCCACGAGAAGTGGGACCTGGTCCGCGACCACCTCGACGCCGCCGAGGCCGACACCGGCACGAAGCTGTACGTCAACTACACCAGCACCACCACCGGCGAGACGATCCCGAATCCGCGCAACTACGCCGAGGACATCAACCCGGTGACCAAGGAGCACGTGGACGCGGCCGTCGACCGGCACCCGAAGTTCGGGGCGGTGGTCATGGACTTCGCGGGCAGCGTCGAGCCGGGACTGATCGACTCGCTGCTGGCCTGCAACGGCTGA
- a CDS encoding C40 family peptidase, translating into MTVEVGNRALVAVSSATLWTSADAAQDTDRIALGTPAGVREWVASMSREQRVDGLVDRSLTQVFMGDEVIVEEIDDGWAKVIVVDQPTSLDKRGYPGWLPTRQLTTVAGTGQGRPFIVSATATSIRDEPAGEVLIPGVSVGTRLALFDEEPYRGWSRVVLPGPQPPGWVRLHDVSEAPSGPAAAASGRVDVISVASQLLDIPYVWGGVSAYGIDCSGLVYLAYRQLGHGLPRDAHDQAEATERIDNDDAKPGDLYFFAHPGKTIHHVGIATKPTEDGEPTMIHAAGNYGKIVHETLPADRLRTLVGTHRVFTDD; encoded by the coding sequence TTGACCGTCGAAGTGGGAAACCGAGCCCTCGTCGCCGTCTCGTCCGCGACTTTGTGGACTTCGGCCGACGCGGCACAGGACACCGATCGCATCGCCCTTGGCACTCCGGCGGGAGTGCGCGAATGGGTGGCGTCGATGTCGCGCGAACAACGAGTCGACGGCCTCGTCGACCGCAGCCTCACCCAGGTGTTCATGGGTGACGAGGTCATCGTCGAGGAGATCGACGACGGCTGGGCCAAGGTCATCGTCGTCGACCAGCCCACCAGCCTCGACAAACGCGGCTACCCGGGCTGGCTGCCGACCCGGCAGCTGACCACCGTCGCCGGGACCGGGCAGGGCAGACCGTTCATCGTGTCGGCCACGGCCACCTCGATCCGCGACGAACCCGCCGGTGAGGTGCTCATCCCCGGGGTCTCGGTGGGCACCAGACTCGCGCTGTTCGACGAGGAGCCGTACCGGGGCTGGTCACGAGTCGTGCTGCCCGGACCGCAGCCGCCCGGCTGGGTGCGGCTGCACGACGTCTCCGAGGCGCCCTCAGGGCCCGCCGCGGCGGCGTCGGGACGCGTCGACGTCATCTCGGTGGCCTCGCAGCTGCTGGACATCCCGTACGTGTGGGGCGGAGTCAGCGCCTACGGCATCGACTGCTCGGGGCTGGTGTACCTGGCGTACCGGCAACTGGGGCACGGGCTGCCCCGCGACGCCCACGACCAGGCCGAGGCCACCGAACGCATCGACAACGACGACGCCAAACCCGGTGACCTGTACTTCTTCGCCCACCCGGGCAAGACCATCCACCACGTCGGCATCGCCACCAAACCCACCGAGGACGGCGAGCCGACCATGATCCACGCCGCCGGGAACTACGGCAAGATCGTGCACGAGACGCTGCCCGCCGACCGGCTGCGCACCCTCGTGGGCACCCACCGGGTGTTCACCGACGACTAG
- a CDS encoding mandelate racemase/muconate lactonizing enzyme family protein has translation MTITAVTAAIVSADLHTPFVTAVRSTSTVDTVVVTVTDEAGNTGRGEGPQTWRITGESLASVTACVEGPLRQVLVGRDPDDLNAILDEVDTAVVGNNVAKAAVDVALHDLAAQRLGVPLARLLGGASLSVATDVTLAAGDVPQLVAAAEKRVAEGFSTLKVKLGTDPAGDLERLAAVREAVGTGIGIRVDANQGWSAKQAVRIIRGMEDEGLGIELVEQPTPARDLAGLAFVTSRVDTTIMADEAVATLSDLHRMIQLGAADAVNVKLTKCGGLRSGRVMLETARQAGIGTMVGSMMEGRLGVAAVASLAAACGTTAIADLDAAWWLAGSDPALSYQDGSVRLPDCPGLSAITFGGDAGPG, from the coding sequence ATGACGATCACCGCAGTGACCGCCGCAATCGTGAGTGCCGACCTGCATACGCCGTTCGTCACGGCGGTGCGGTCGACGTCCACGGTTGACACCGTCGTTGTGACCGTCACCGATGAGGCGGGCAACACCGGACGCGGCGAGGGGCCGCAGACCTGGAGGATCACCGGTGAGTCCCTGGCGAGCGTGACCGCCTGTGTCGAGGGCCCGCTGCGGCAGGTGCTCGTGGGCCGCGATCCCGACGACCTCAACGCGATCCTCGACGAGGTGGACACCGCCGTGGTCGGCAACAACGTCGCCAAGGCCGCCGTGGACGTGGCACTGCACGACCTGGCCGCGCAGCGGCTGGGAGTGCCGCTGGCGCGGCTGCTGGGCGGGGCGTCACTGTCGGTGGCCACCGACGTCACCCTGGCCGCCGGCGACGTCCCGCAGCTGGTCGCCGCGGCCGAGAAGCGCGTCGCCGAGGGATTTTCAACGCTGAAAGTCAAGCTGGGCACCGATCCGGCCGGGGACCTGGAACGGCTGGCGGCCGTGCGCGAGGCCGTCGGCACCGGCATCGGCATCCGGGTGGACGCCAACCAGGGCTGGAGCGCCAAGCAGGCGGTACGCATCATCCGGGGCATGGAGGACGAGGGACTGGGCATCGAGCTGGTCGAACAGCCGACCCCGGCGCGGGACCTGGCGGGGTTGGCGTTCGTGACCTCGCGGGTGGACACCACCATCATGGCCGACGAGGCCGTGGCGACCCTGTCCGATCTGCACCGGATGATCCAGCTGGGGGCCGCCGACGCCGTCAACGTCAAGCTGACCAAGTGCGGCGGGCTGCGTTCGGGCCGGGTCATGCTCGAAACGGCGAGGCAGGCCGGAATCGGCACCATGGTCGGTTCCATGATGGAGGGGCGGCTCGGGGTCGCCGCCGTCGCCAGCCTCGCCGCCGCCTGCGGCACCACCGCTATCGCCGACCTGGACGCCGCCTGGTGGCTGGCCGGTTCCGACCCGGCACTGTCCTACCAGGATGGTTCGGTTCGGCTGCCGGACTGTCCGGGCCTGTCCGCCATCACTTTCGGCGGCGACGCCGGTCCGGGGTAA